The following are from one region of the Cloacibacterium normanense genome:
- a CDS encoding heme-binding domain-containing protein yields MIGWLAVLVVAIVLVIQVIPVERNVSTVPPGQSFEKTEKVPANVAAILKVSCYDCHSNNTRYPWYSVLQPGAWFMARHIKKGKEELNFDEFNNYSKRRKKAKIKSIIRQIEKDEMPLKSYRMMHGNARLSADEKKELLDFFNTINPH; encoded by the coding sequence ATGATAGGCTGGCTGGCGGTGCTAGTGGTGGCTATTGTTTTAGTCATTCAGGTCATACCGGTGGAGCGCAATGTCTCCACCGTTCCGCCAGGTCAAAGTTTTGAAAAAACCGAAAAGGTGCCCGCCAACGTGGCTGCAATCCTTAAAGTTTCCTGCTATGACTGTCATTCAAATAATACCCGTTATCCCTGGTATTCGGTATTACAGCCGGGCGCGTGGTTCATGGCCCGGCATATTAAAAAAGGTAAAGAAGAACTCAATTTTGATGAGTTCAATAACTATTCAAAAAGACGTAAAAAAGCAAAAATAAAAAGCATCATCAGGCAGATTGAGAAAGACGAAATGCCTTTAAAATCATACCGCATGATGCACGGAAACGCCAGATTATCAGCGGATGAAAAAAAAGAACTGTTAGATTTTTTTAATACCATTAACCCACACTAA
- a CDS encoding heavy metal translocating P-type ATPase: MKKYTCPMHPQILKDEPGKCPLCGMNLIPLGGTARPEKDEHSHHHQNHDHHSESDSSAAGFDKHAGHHTPDFLKRFWITLVLSVPVLLLSHMIQQWLGFTIAFQGDKYVLLVLGSIIYFYGGMPFFKGFLGEVKAGAIGMMTLVALAITVAYVYSVAVVFGLPGMDFFWELATLIVIMLLGHWLEMRSQMAASKALQSLVALLPNDVTVEHNGSPVKIKLEQLKNGDTVIIRPGEKVAADGLIVEGSSYLNESMLTGESVPVRKESGGKVIAGSINGDGALKIKATGVGKDSYLNKVINLVQDAQAAKSNTQNLADKVAKWLTIVAIVVGVGTFAYWYITMGDLAFALERMVTVMVTACPHALGVAIPLVVAISTTLSATNGLLIRNRTAFETTRKLSTIIFDKTGTLTKGSHTVQKIIPLTEHYSENDLLQYAAAVQQNSEHHIAKGIMQTLSEKKLELWKSDSFRYMQGIGVTGIVNGKSVVAAGPNYFVQNNKQVPAIPEEINQDAETVNFILIDDVPVGIVSLADTIREGAKEAIDQLRSMNIKSFLLTGDNEKVAAAVSKQLGMDGYLANVLPHHKQEKVKEFQDKGEIVAMTGDGVNDAPALAAADVGIAVGSGTDVAAETADIILVNSDPRDVVKMINFGKKTYSKMIQNLVWAVGYNVVAIPLAAGVLYPTFVLSPAMGAVLMSVSTIVVALNASLLKID; this comes from the coding sequence ATGAAAAAATACACCTGTCCCATGCATCCCCAGATATTGAAGGACGAACCGGGGAAATGTCCACTTTGCGGAATGAACTTAATTCCCTTGGGAGGAACCGCCCGACCTGAAAAAGACGAACACAGCCATCATCATCAGAATCATGATCATCACTCAGAATCTGATAGTTCAGCGGCGGGATTTGACAAACATGCAGGTCATCATACTCCGGATTTTCTAAAAAGATTCTGGATTACACTGGTACTTTCTGTCCCGGTGCTGCTGCTTTCCCACATGATTCAGCAGTGGCTTGGTTTCACCATAGCTTTTCAAGGCGATAAATACGTGCTGTTGGTTTTGGGAAGTATTATTTATTTCTACGGTGGAATGCCTTTTTTCAAAGGGTTTTTGGGCGAAGTGAAAGCCGGAGCTATTGGGATGATGACGCTCGTTGCTTTGGCGATTACCGTAGCTTATGTCTATTCCGTTGCCGTCGTATTCGGGCTGCCGGGCATGGATTTCTTTTGGGAGCTCGCCACCCTAATTGTCATCATGCTTCTGGGTCATTGGCTCGAAATGCGTTCACAGATGGCAGCTTCAAAAGCGTTACAATCCTTAGTGGCATTGCTACCAAATGACGTAACCGTCGAGCATAACGGAAGTCCGGTTAAAATAAAACTGGAACAGCTGAAAAACGGAGATACAGTAATCATAAGACCGGGCGAAAAAGTCGCCGCTGACGGTCTGATTGTCGAGGGCAGTTCCTATTTAAATGAAAGCATGCTGACCGGAGAAAGTGTTCCTGTAAGAAAAGAGTCCGGTGGAAAGGTTATCGCAGGGTCTATCAATGGAGACGGGGCTTTAAAGATAAAAGCAACAGGGGTTGGAAAGGATTCGTACCTCAATAAGGTCATTAATTTGGTTCAGGATGCGCAGGCAGCAAAGTCGAACACTCAGAATCTGGCGGATAAAGTAGCCAAATGGCTTACTATAGTAGCAATTGTGGTGGGAGTAGGAACTTTCGCTTACTGGTACATCACCATGGGAGATTTGGCTTTTGCTCTGGAACGGATGGTAACGGTAATGGTAACGGCCTGCCCTCATGCTTTAGGAGTGGCAATCCCTCTGGTAGTGGCCATTTCCACTACACTTTCAGCGACAAATGGTTTACTCATCAGAAACCGCACAGCTTTTGAAACCACCAGAAAATTATCGACCATTATTTTCGATAAAACCGGCACCCTTACGAAAGGTTCCCACACCGTACAGAAAATCATTCCTCTAACTGAACACTATTCGGAAAACGATTTACTCCAGTATGCAGCAGCAGTGCAGCAGAACTCCGAACATCACATTGCAAAAGGAATCATGCAGACCCTTTCCGAGAAAAAACTGGAGCTATGGAAGTCAGACAGTTTCCGCTACATGCAGGGAATTGGAGTGACAGGAATCGTAAACGGTAAATCGGTTGTCGCGGCTGGTCCTAATTATTTTGTTCAAAACAATAAACAGGTACCTGCCATTCCGGAAGAAATCAACCAGGATGCAGAAACAGTGAACTTTATTTTGATTGATGACGTGCCCGTGGGTATTGTTTCTTTAGCAGATACCATTCGCGAAGGCGCAAAAGAAGCTATTGACCAACTTCGAAGCATGAACATTAAATCATTCCTGCTTACAGGTGATAACGAAAAGGTAGCGGCGGCGGTGTCAAAGCAGTTAGGAATGGACGGATATTTGGCAAATGTACTTCCGCACCACAAACAGGAAAAAGTAAAAGAATTTCAGGATAAAGGGGAAATCGTTGCGATGACAGGTGACGGCGTAAATGATGCACCGGCTTTGGCAGCAGCAGATGTAGGCATTGCAGTTGGCAGCGGAACTGATGTTGCTGCCGAAACCGCAGATATTATTCTGGTCAACAGTGACCCTCGAGACGTGGTGAAAATGATAAATTTTGGAAAGAAAACCTACAGCAAGATGATCCAGAATCTCGTATGGGCAGTGGGCTACAACGTCGTGGCTATTCCACTTGCTGCGGGTGTTCTGTATCCTACATTTGTCCTGAGTCCCGCCATGGGCGCAGTGCTGATGAGTGTAAGCACCATCGTGGTCGCACTTAATGCAAGTCTCCTTAAAATAGATTAG
- a CDS encoding efflux RND transporter periplasmic adaptor subunit: MKFNILMLALLVFLYSCKKEEDPHAGHDTYYTCSMHPQVVSDKPGKCPICHMDLVPVEKKKNADPNEIILNDEQIKLGNIKTVALSDGSMADKLTLTGTLNFNQYQMQAVSSRVMGRVERLYYKNIGDFVPKGAPLVDIYSEELNNAKQEYLLALERRKLFVGNTSIDFDQLLQSSRNKLYLWGMSEGQIKQLERSGKATPTTTVFSNAAGYITDLSIAEGDYLAEGGTIVNLADLSSLWAEAQVYSSQMSLLQKDSKVTVYIPDLDNLKINGKVDFTNPEISASSRINLVRISVPNKGNLLKPGMPVYVLVENKSRDGLSMPVDAVIRDGKSSTVWVKTAKNTFVNRMVETGLEYEDRIEITSGIKAGDEVVVSGAYLLNSEYIFKKGADPMAGHDMSTM, encoded by the coding sequence ATGAAATTTAATATTTTAATGCTGGCCTTGCTGGTTTTTCTTTACTCCTGTAAAAAGGAGGAAGATCCGCATGCCGGCCACGATACCTACTACACCTGTTCCATGCACCCACAGGTGGTATCTGACAAACCGGGAAAATGTCCTATTTGTCACATGGATTTGGTGCCGGTGGAGAAGAAAAAGAATGCGGATCCCAATGAAATTATCCTGAATGATGAGCAGATAAAACTTGGGAATATCAAAACAGTCGCGCTATCTGATGGGTCTATGGCCGACAAACTTACGCTGACTGGAACACTCAATTTTAATCAGTACCAAATGCAGGCAGTAAGTTCCAGAGTAATGGGCAGAGTTGAACGGTTGTATTATAAAAACATTGGCGATTTTGTTCCGAAGGGGGCGCCGTTGGTCGATATTTACAGTGAAGAACTCAATAATGCAAAGCAGGAATATTTGCTGGCATTGGAAAGACGCAAGCTGTTCGTCGGTAATACTTCCATTGATTTTGATCAGTTGCTCCAAAGTTCCCGAAACAAGCTTTATTTATGGGGAATGTCCGAAGGCCAGATCAAACAGCTGGAAAGATCAGGAAAAGCCACGCCAACCACTACTGTGTTCAGCAATGCAGCTGGTTACATCACCGATCTGAGCATTGCCGAAGGCGATTATCTTGCGGAAGGCGGCACCATCGTGAATCTGGCAGATCTTTCATCGCTGTGGGCGGAGGCGCAGGTGTATTCTTCCCAAATGTCACTCCTTCAGAAAGACAGTAAGGTCACCGTATATATTCCCGATCTGGATAATTTGAAGATTAATGGAAAGGTTGATTTTACAAACCCTGAAATAAGCGCCTCCAGCAGGATAAATCTGGTTCGCATTTCCGTGCCCAACAAAGGAAACCTGCTGAAACCCGGCATGCCGGTATATGTTCTGGTGGAAAACAAATCCCGTGATGGTCTTTCAATGCCTGTGGATGCGGTAATCAGGGATGGCAAATCTTCCACGGTGTGGGTGAAAACCGCGAAGAACACCTTCGTCAACAGAATGGTGGAAACGGGTCTCGAATATGAAGACAGAATAGAAATCACATCAGGAATTAAGGCGGGAGACGAAGTAGTGGTCTCCGGGGCCTACCTGCTGAACAGTGAATACATATTCAAAAAAGGGGCAGATCCGATGGCGGGTCACGATATGAGTACAATGTAA
- a CDS encoding efflux RND transporter periplasmic adaptor subunit, with amino-acid sequence MRKIIIFTMLLFGLTACDKVKFWEDKHSAEAAMHTYTCPMHPEVISDKPGKCPKCGMDLVLKDAPEKKEKGIKLDDLLKPTNEFVVSEQPVIKVKRENIPTTVDALGTVEYDTRQIGSISSRVAGRIEKLYVRYKYQKVSKGQRILDIYSPELLTAQQNLLFVIKNDRSNKTMIDASRQKLLLLGMPASQIQKVIQRGKPDLTVPVFSNYSGHIQQAGSAGSMGSSPQSAPAMASNTAATAELPLKEGMYLQKGQNIFSVYNPNRTWALINIFSEDIALVSKGQSVMIIPEANPENRFKGTIGFIEPFFRQGSKTVTARVYFDNSTAKIPVGSQVKAEIMSHNRMADWLPKSAVVSLGIDKIAFKKVEGGFIAHKVVTGAVVGDKIQIVSGLLPEDGVAENAQYLMDSESFIKINR; translated from the coding sequence ATGAGAAAAATTATAATATTCACTATGCTTTTATTTGGTTTGACGGCGTGTGACAAAGTTAAGTTCTGGGAAGATAAGCACTCGGCAGAAGCTGCAATGCATACTTATACCTGTCCGATGCACCCGGAAGTGATTTCAGACAAACCCGGCAAATGTCCCAAATGTGGGATGGATTTGGTCCTGAAAGATGCCCCTGAAAAAAAGGAAAAGGGGATTAAACTCGACGATCTGTTGAAACCAACCAATGAATTTGTAGTGTCGGAACAGCCCGTAATAAAAGTAAAAAGAGAAAACATACCCACCACGGTTGATGCTTTAGGGACGGTAGAATACGATACTCGACAGATTGGCAGTATTTCCTCACGCGTTGCTGGCCGTATCGAGAAACTCTATGTGCGGTATAAATACCAGAAAGTGTCGAAAGGGCAGCGTATTTTAGATATATACAGCCCGGAACTTTTAACCGCACAGCAAAACCTGCTCTTCGTTATTAAAAATGACCGCTCAAACAAAACAATGATCGATGCTTCACGCCAGAAACTCCTTCTTTTGGGAATGCCGGCTTCACAGATACAGAAAGTCATCCAGCGAGGGAAACCTGATCTCACAGTTCCGGTTTTCAGCAATTACAGCGGACACATTCAGCAGGCAGGATCGGCCGGAAGCATGGGGTCATCACCACAATCTGCACCCGCAATGGCTTCAAATACGGCAGCCACCGCTGAACTACCCCTAAAAGAGGGAATGTATCTCCAGAAAGGACAGAATATTTTCAGTGTTTACAATCCCAACAGAACCTGGGCCCTGATCAATATTTTCTCTGAAGACATTGCACTGGTCAGCAAAGGACAGTCAGTCATGATCATCCCGGAAGCCAATCCTGAAAATCGCTTCAAAGGAACCATCGGTTTTATTGAACCCTTTTTCAGGCAGGGCAGCAAAACCGTAACGGCGCGCGTCTATTTTGATAATTCCACCGCAAAAATTCCTGTCGGAAGTCAGGTTAAAGCGGAGATTATGAGCCACAACAGAATGGCAGACTGGCTGCCGAAATCAGCGGTGGTTTCTTTAGGGATTGATAAAATCGCGTTCAAAAAAGTAGAAGGCGGTTTTATTGCCCATAAAGTTGTTACCGGCGCGGTGGTAGGCGATAAAATTCAGATCGTCAGTGGTTTGCTTCCTGAAGATGGAGTTGCCGAAAATGCACAGTACCTGATGGACAGCGAAAGTTTCATAAAAATTAACAGATAA
- a CDS encoding site-specific integrase, translating into MNAKISVLFYAKKSKTKSNLRVPIYLRITVNGKRAEFSTGKDVEISKWSSAQNRLKGNSEEARAINKYLDILKSNVLVLENKLALSRESFDAIDIKNLLTGANTTERYLIPIFEEHNSKIEKLLGKEYAPATLKNFKTCLAHLKEFLWKFHKKSDIDIQKLEPSFLNDFDFFLRTKPNINNNSAVKHTKNLSKILKLCYQNNWIEKDLVIFYKGRFHEVNVNFLTEEEIKTIKNKDFIGSGLNIVRDIFIFSCYTGLAYIDIFNLTKEQITIGVDGNLWIITNRQKTGINSNIPLLPIAEEIIKKYENHPLVSNSGKLLPVYSNQKVNEYLKTIADNCNINKKLTFHCARHTFATTVTLSNNVSMESVSKMLGHKSIKTTQHYAKILDKKVSEDMNNLKKILNQKEGIL; encoded by the coding sequence ATGAATGCAAAAATTTCGGTATTATTCTATGCGAAAAAATCCAAAACAAAATCTAATTTACGCGTTCCTATTTATTTGCGAATTACCGTGAATGGAAAGCGTGCAGAATTTTCTACTGGAAAAGATGTAGAGATTTCCAAATGGAGTTCCGCTCAAAATCGTTTAAAAGGTAATTCTGAAGAAGCGAGAGCTATAAATAAGTATTTAGACATCTTGAAATCTAATGTTCTAGTTTTGGAAAACAAATTAGCGCTATCAAGGGAAAGTTTTGATGCAATAGATATTAAAAACCTATTAACAGGTGCAAATACTACTGAAAGATACCTCATTCCAATTTTTGAAGAACACAACTCCAAAATAGAAAAACTTTTAGGTAAGGAATACGCACCAGCTACACTTAAGAATTTTAAAACTTGTTTGGCTCATTTGAAAGAATTTTTGTGGAAGTTTCATAAAAAATCCGACATTGATATTCAGAAACTGGAACCATCATTTCTAAACGATTTTGATTTTTTCTTGCGAACCAAACCCAATATCAATAATAATTCAGCAGTAAAACACACCAAAAATTTAAGTAAAATATTAAAATTGTGTTATCAGAATAATTGGATTGAAAAAGATTTGGTAATTTTTTACAAAGGTAGATTCCATGAAGTAAATGTTAATTTTCTTACGGAGGAAGAAATAAAAACAATTAAAAATAAAGATTTTATTGGTAGTGGGTTAAATATAGTTAGAGATATTTTTATTTTCAGTTGTTACACAGGATTAGCTTACATAGATATTTTTAACCTTACAAAAGAACAAATTACTATAGGTGTTGATGGAAACCTTTGGATAATAACAAATCGTCAAAAAACAGGAATAAATTCAAATATTCCCTTGTTACCAATAGCAGAAGAAATTATTAAAAAGTATGAAAATCATCCATTAGTTTCCAATTCTGGAAAATTGCTTCCAGTCTATTCAAACCAAAAAGTAAATGAATATTTAAAAACAATAGCTGATAATTGTAATATCAATAAAAAACTTACTTTTCATTGTGCAAGACACACATTTGCTACTACTGTTACTTTATCTAATAATGTCTCAATGGAGAGCGTAAGTAAAATGCTTGGTCATAAAAGCATTAAAACTACTCAACATTATGCTAAAATATTGGATAAAAAAGTAAGTGAAGATATGAATAATTTAAAAAAAATACTTAATCAGAAAGAAGGAATTTTATGA
- a CDS encoding DUF305 domain-containing protein: protein MAGLMASSMLIIELLIMGKMYPNKKLNKILMGLGVLMMVLFWSGIRQQTAVGDVQFLKSMIPHHAGAILMVEESNLVDPEVRKLGEEIIKAQEEEIAVMRAKIKELQTRK, encoded by the coding sequence ATGGCAGGCCTGATGGCTTCTTCTATGTTAATCATCGAACTGCTGATAATGGGGAAGATGTATCCCAACAAAAAACTCAATAAAATTCTTATGGGCCTCGGAGTGCTGATGATGGTGCTGTTTTGGTCCGGGATTCGGCAGCAGACAGCCGTGGGAGATGTCCAGTTTCTAAAGTCCATGATTCCACACCATGCAGGGGCTATTCTTATGGTCGAAGAAAGTAATCTGGTCGATCCGGAAGTGAGAAAGTTGGGCGAGGAAATTATCAAAGCACAGGAGGAAGAAATTGCCGTCATGAGGGCGAAAATTAAGGAACTTCAAACCCGGAAGTAA
- a CDS encoding efflux RND transporter permease subunit — translation MKTNWFKNIFRKKEKEKDSYVKIPEDIRLKIIEKSSLQVSRGVFFSTVIIVVSFLPVFMLTGQEGKLFHPLAYTKTFILIVDAILVLTLAPVLISFFMKGKFKDDNKNPINRGLERIYEPLIRWCMKWKKTTLGINILALLISIPMIMNLGREFMPPLDEGSLLFMPVTLPDISNSEAKRLLQVQDKIIKGIPEVDHVLGKAGRANTATDNSPISMIETIILLKPQSEWREGKTKDDLINELNAKLQIPGVTNGWTMPISNRINMLSTGIRTDVGVKVYGQNLDSIAVLSEKIKKELTGIEGIKDMYVEPITGGKYVDIQVKREEVGRYGLSVDDVNAVVESALGGMKLTTTVEGRQRFSVNARYGQDFRNNLESLRRLPMQTMEFGSIPLSAVADIRLTEGPPMINSENAMLRGTVLFNVRDRDLGSTVAEAQKKLNSMVTKMPKGYFVEWSGQYENLIRGEQTLKMIMPLVLVVIFLSMYFAFNSYREAFFNLISIPFALIGGVFMISIWGVNLSVAVAVGFIALFGLAVETGIVMVIYLNDAMVQLIAKNGNSRETITNEELREYVIHGAAKRLRPKIMTVCVTLFGLVPILWSHGVGSDMMKPIVLPMVGGVFTSAIHILLVTPIIFYMQKEWELNKLGKIDVLDAAH, via the coding sequence ATGAAGACCAACTGGTTTAAAAATATATTCAGAAAAAAAGAGAAGGAGAAAGACAGTTACGTTAAAATTCCCGAAGACATTCGGTTGAAGATTATCGAAAAATCATCCTTACAGGTATCCAGAGGCGTATTTTTTTCTACGGTAATCATCGTGGTTTCTTTTCTCCCGGTATTTATGTTGACCGGTCAGGAAGGTAAACTTTTTCATCCGCTGGCATACACTAAAACATTCATCCTGATTGTTGATGCAATCCTGGTGCTTACCCTTGCCCCGGTGCTCATCTCCTTTTTCATGAAGGGAAAATTTAAGGACGATAATAAAAACCCAATAAACAGAGGCTTGGAACGGATTTACGAACCGCTGATAAGATGGTGCATGAAATGGAAAAAAACCACGCTGGGAATTAATATTTTGGCACTGCTCATCAGTATTCCAATGATAATGAACCTTGGACGTGAGTTTATGCCGCCTTTGGATGAAGGATCCCTGCTCTTTATGCCGGTTACCCTTCCCGATATTTCAAACTCTGAAGCCAAAAGATTACTGCAGGTACAGGATAAAATCATTAAGGGAATTCCGGAAGTGGATCATGTCCTCGGAAAAGCCGGAAGAGCCAACACGGCGACAGATAATTCACCCATCTCCATGATTGAAACCATTATTTTGTTGAAACCGCAAAGCGAATGGCGCGAGGGCAAAACAAAAGATGATCTCATCAATGAGCTGAATGCCAAACTGCAGATTCCAGGCGTAACCAATGGCTGGACCATGCCGATTTCCAACCGAATCAATATGCTTTCAACCGGGATCAGAACGGATGTGGGCGTAAAAGTATACGGACAGAACCTGGACAGTATTGCCGTCCTTTCAGAAAAGATTAAAAAGGAACTCACAGGAATTGAAGGGATCAAGGACATGTATGTCGAACCGATTACCGGCGGAAAATATGTGGACATTCAAGTGAAACGCGAAGAAGTAGGAAGATACGGGCTAAGCGTGGATGATGTAAATGCAGTCGTAGAAAGTGCCCTTGGCGGAATGAAACTAACCACCACCGTCGAAGGCCGACAGCGATTCTCGGTAAACGCCAGGTACGGCCAGGATTTCAGAAATAATCTGGAGTCACTGAGAAGACTGCCTATGCAGACCATGGAATTTGGTTCCATCCCACTGAGTGCAGTGGCGGACATCCGCCTTACAGAAGGTCCACCAATGATTAATTCTGAAAATGCCATGTTACGCGGAACTGTTCTGTTCAACGTCCGTGATCGGGATTTAGGCAGTACCGTAGCAGAAGCACAGAAAAAACTCAACAGCATGGTCACCAAAATGCCTAAAGGCTATTTCGTGGAATGGAGCGGCCAGTATGAAAACCTGATTCGGGGTGAGCAGACCTTAAAAATGATTATGCCACTGGTATTGGTCGTGATTTTCCTCTCCATGTATTTTGCATTCAATTCTTACCGCGAAGCTTTTTTTAATCTCATCAGTATTCCTTTTGCATTAATCGGGGGCGTTTTTATGATTTCGATTTGGGGGGTGAACCTTTCCGTAGCAGTAGCAGTAGGATTTATTGCCCTATTCGGACTTGCGGTGGAAACCGGAATCGTGATGGTCATCTACCTGAACGACGCCATGGTTCAGCTTATTGCAAAAAATGGCAACTCAAGGGAGACCATCACCAATGAAGAACTTCGTGAATATGTCATTCATGGTGCAGCCAAAAGATTAAGACCAAAGATTATGACGGTTTGCGTGACCCTCTTCGGGCTTGTACCCATCCTGTGGAGCCACGGCGTGGGAAGTGATATGATGAAACCAATCGTATTGCCGATGGTTGGTGGTGTTTTCACTTCGGCCATTCACATCCTTTTGGTAACACCAATTATCTTTTATATGCAGAAGGAATGGGAACTGAACAAACTAGGGAAAATTGACGTCCTCGACGCTGCCCATTAA
- a CDS encoding TolC family protein has protein sequence MKKLIITAVLAFLYTTIDAQQMSLPAVMDSIAANHPVVKMYNAEIRSMDAAAKGARSWMPPTVGAGFFMTPYNAKLWQRDGDMLGMGSVAVSVEQMFPNRKKLNANENLMKAMSAVEKEKLYAALNENFQDAKKLYYSSIVLDKKLKVVKENEKMLDFMIRNAEIRYKNGLSKISAYYKAKAALGSSKNMQLMYENDLRVNRIRLNALMGRDAFAPLEIEPEYNLNDYSLETFGQDLFYQNRSDLRGIDREINIAKLKQDLEKQNLKPEFGVKFENMFGFGGQPMQFSLMLMAKLPFVSWASGMNKANIESLKLKEEALQAQKEMMVNEYSGMAYGMRNELDLNKNQLKLYEDTIIPALKNNYKSMQLGYEQNTEELFMLYDAWEQLNMAQLEYFEILTKALQTQTEIDRLIERR, from the coding sequence ATGAAAAAATTAATAATAACAGCAGTACTGGCCTTCCTTTACACTACCATTGATGCTCAGCAAATGTCCCTGCCCGCAGTAATGGACAGTATCGCAGCCAACCATCCGGTGGTAAAAATGTACAATGCCGAAATCCGGTCAATGGATGCTGCCGCAAAAGGAGCAAGAAGCTGGATGCCTCCAACCGTAGGAGCAGGTTTCTTCATGACGCCCTATAATGCAAAACTCTGGCAGCGCGACGGCGATATGCTCGGCATGGGCTCAGTAGCAGTTTCGGTGGAACAGATGTTTCCTAACAGAAAGAAACTCAACGCCAACGAAAATCTGATGAAGGCAATGTCTGCTGTAGAAAAGGAAAAACTTTATGCCGCCCTCAATGAAAACTTTCAGGATGCAAAAAAACTGTATTACAGTTCCATTGTCCTGGATAAAAAGCTGAAGGTCGTTAAGGAAAACGAAAAGATGCTGGACTTTATGATTAGAAACGCCGAAATCCGGTACAAAAACGGACTTTCCAAAATATCCGCCTATTACAAAGCCAAAGCGGCCCTCGGAAGTTCAAAAAACATGCAGCTCATGTATGAGAATGACCTGCGCGTCAACCGCATCCGGTTGAATGCCCTCATGGGAAGAGACGCGTTCGCACCGCTGGAGATTGAGCCCGAATACAACCTGAATGACTACTCTCTCGAGACTTTTGGTCAGGATCTCTTTTATCAGAACAGAAGTGATCTCCGCGGCATCGACCGGGAAATCAATATTGCCAAACTCAAACAGGATCTGGAAAAGCAGAATCTAAAGCCGGAATTTGGCGTAAAGTTCGAAAACATGTTTGGTTTTGGTGGCCAGCCCATGCAGTTTTCTCTGATGCTGATGGCAAAACTGCCTTTCGTATCCTGGGCTTCAGGCATGAATAAAGCCAATATTGAAAGCCTGAAACTGAAAGAAGAAGCCTTGCAGGCACAGAAAGAAATGATGGTGAACGAATACAGCGGAATGGCCTACGGAATGCGCAATGAACTGGATCTGAATAAAAATCAGCTGAAACTCTATGAAGACACCATTATTCCGGCCTTAAAAAACAACTACAAATCCATGCAGTTGGGCTATGAGCAGAATACGGAAGAACTCTTCATGTTATATGACGCATGGGAACAGCTGAATATGGCCCAACTGGAATATTTCGAGATCCTTACCAAAGCACTGCAGACGCAAACTGAAATTGACCGCTTAATTGAAAGAAGATGA